A window of the Cannabis sativa cultivar Pink pepper isolate KNU-18-1 chromosome X, ASM2916894v1, whole genome shotgun sequence genome harbors these coding sequences:
- the LOC133032495 gene encoding ornithine decarboxylase-like, with protein MGSNGQSNPIMSLQLISGSPGVRGKKVTPIDKHNNGLISFMQTIINDTQLQEQEPFYVLDLGVVVNLMDEWTRTLPTVKPFYAVKCNPDQALLGAMAALGSGFDCASRAEIQTVLGLGVSPAQIVFANPCKPEAHIKYAATVGVNLTTFDSKDEVEKIRKWHPKCGLLIRIKAPDDGVARCPLGPKYGALPDEVEPLLRAAQAAGLTVCGVSFHIGSGDTHSGAYRGAIEAAKTVFETAARLGFQQMKVLNIGGGFTSGETFEEAASNVRAALRTYFPNSQGLSIIAEPGRFFGETAFTLAANVIGKRVRGDLREYWINDGIYGSMNCLLYDHATLTCVPLACSSKRANPTCEGEITYDSTVFGPTCDALDTVLTGYRLPELEVNDWLLFTKMGAYTMAAGSNFNGFNTSAILTYLAYSDPTTLYD; from the coding sequence ATGGGCAGCAATGGACAATCGAACCCAATCATGAGCCTGCAACTTATTTCGGGCTCACCAGGTGTGAGAGGGAAGAAAGTTACACCTATCGATAAACATAATAATGGGTTGATTAGTTTCATGCAAACTATCATTAACGACACCCAATTACAAGAACAAGAACCATTTTATGTTCTTGATTTGGGGGTTGTCGTTAATCTCATGGACGAGTGGACCCGTACCCTCCCAACCGTCAAACCTTTCTACGCCGTCAAATGTAACCCAGACCAAGCTTTACTGGGTGCCATGGCCGCACTTGGCTCAGGTTTCGACTGCGCTAGCCGGGCCGAGATTCAAACGGTTTTGGGCCTTGGAGTTTCCCCGGCCCAAATCGTCTTCGCTAACCCATGTAAACCTGAGGCCCATATCAAGTACGCCGCTACCGTAGGTGTTAACCTAACCACATTCGATTCAAAAGACGAGGTTGAGAAGATCCGAAAGTGGCACCCCAAATGTGGGCTTCTCATTCGGATCAAAGCTCCGGATGATGGCGTGGCCCGATGCCCACTGGGTCCCAAATACGGCGCGCTGCCTGATGAAGTCGAACCTCTCCTTCGAGCGGCTCAAGCAGCGGGACTGACCGTCTGCGGCGTATCGTTCCATATCGGAAGCGGAGACACTCATTCGGGTGCTTACAGAGGTGCCATAGAGGCAGCCAAGACTGTATTCGAGACAGCGGCTCGGCTCGGGTTCCAACAAATGAAAGTGTTAAACATCGGCGGGGGTTTCACATCCGGTGAGACGTTTGAAGAAGCGGCTTCGAACGTAAGAGCCGCTCTGAGAACTTACTTCCCCAATTCTCAAGGGTTGAGCATCATAGCCGAGCCGGGTCGGTTCTTCGGGGAGACGGCGTTCACTTTAGCCGCTAACGTTATCGGGAAGCGAGTTCGAGGCGATTTGAGAGAGTATTGGATTAACGACGGAATCTATGGGTCCATGAATTGCTTACTGTACGACCACGCAACTCTCACGTGCGTACCTCTGGCGTGCTCGTCAAAGCGTGCCAATCCCACGTGCGAAGGAGAAATAACGTATGACTCGACTGTGTTTGGACCCACGTGCGACGCGCTTGATACGGTTTTGACTGGTTACCGGCTACCGGAACTGGAGGTGAACGATTGGCTTTTGTTTACGAAAATGGGTGCTTACACCATGGCGGCTGGGTCCAACTTCAATGGGTTCAACACTTCAGCTATTTTGACCTACCTCGCTTACTCAGATCCGACGACTTTGTATGACTAG